The following nucleotide sequence is from Eremothecium cymbalariae DBVPG#7215 chromosome 6, complete sequence.
CGATGTTTTCCGCGtactatttaaaaataacGAGTTCGTTTCCAATCAATATCTCAACAATGTATTACTCAAGTGTTCGATTTATGCACGCATGTCACCTGATGAAAAGCATGAATTAGTTGAACAATTACAAGGTTTGAATTATGCTGTTGGATTTTGTGGTGATGGTGCCAATGATTGTGGTGCTTTGAAAGCTGCTGATATCGGTGTTTCACTATCAGACGCAGAGGCCTCAGTAGCTGCTCCTTTTACGTCACAGATTTTTGAGATAAGTTGTGTTTTGGATGTCATCAAAGAAGGTCGTGCAGCATTAGTAACATCCTTTGCTTGTTTTCAATACATGAGTCTATATTCTGCGATCCAATTCATTACTATTAATATTCTATACAGTCGTGGAATCAACTTGGCGGACTTCCAATTTCTTTATATTGATTTGTTCTTGATCGTCCCCATTGCGATATTTATGTCATGGTCAAAGCCATACAGCGTGTTAGCCAAAAAGCGTCCGAGTGCCAATTTAGTATCCCCAAAGATTTTAGTTCCATTTTTTGTGCAGcttatcatcatttttgttttccaaatcATTCCATGGTACATGGTCCAGAAGATGCCTTGGTACATAAAACCAGTAGCTGGCGATGACAACGCCGTGAAATCCAGCGATAATACCGTGTTATTCTTTGTCTCGAACTTCCAATACATATTAATTGCGATTGTGCTATCTGTTGGTCCACCTTACAGGGAACCTATATCCAAGAACTTCGGCTTGATAGCCGACGTTGTCCTGTCGGTGCTCGCTTCATTGAAGTTAATGTATTTGGACTGCAACTCATGGCTTGGCTCACTGTTCTTCTTGACAGAAATTTCACCAAATTTTAAGCTCATGATTTGTGGATGGGTTGCACTTAACTGTCTAGTGCAGCTTGTTGTACCTGGGAAGTTCAAATACCTTTTCAGAAAGAAGCGTAGCAGCAAGAAgtataaaaatattttaaggGAGCAAATGCTAAGTCACACAGTATGAACCTTAATAATCACATGCCGTGAACTTGGCATCTTGCATTCTCCTGCGACGAATGTCttaatatatagatatacGTTACACATGGGATATCCATATGTGTAGGCTTTCCAACTTTCAAATGTAATCTCATTCATAAAAGTAATTAAGAAGTCGGATTAACATCATCTATGTGGACTGCGTCGCCGCTGTGCGCATCGATAAAAAGCAGTTCCACACAACCCCAACTGCAGAGCTGAAAGGCACCTGTAGTGGTTTGGGCATCAgcaagaaattgatgaattggACCATCGGCCAAACCAAGTAATTACAGCCCAGTGTGCTCAAATAAACCCTCTGGATTTTCTTGGCAAACGACTTTTCATCCCCACGCTCCATTATGTAATTTGAGTACATAAAGAAACAGTACAGAGATATTGGAGAGTACAGCAGTTGATCTGAAAGGACACGTTCTAATACCTGCACAACCGTCGGATCCTCTGTAAATAAGTAATTCAGAATTATATACCACGGCACCTGAAAATTCGCCATGAACCATCCCCAAGCCACAAAACACGCCCATCGATAAAGGTTAAAATTCTGAATAGCCTGTTCCGCTCCAAAATCTAGACCCATATCATCTGGATCGTATATTCCCACAGCCGCCCGCTGCGGTCCATAGTCATTAAATACAGAAACATTGTCCACCTCATCGTCCATTTCCTCGTCTTCAAACAAGCTCTCACTTGGATCCCTTCTCTGTAAATGCATCATGATGTTTTTAGCAGTATTATTGATCACTCTAGGCACAGGATCTATCTGAGATGCCATCACACATGATATGCATTGAGCTAACAAATCTGACAAACCAAACAGCAGAATATTAGAACAGTACGTCGCAAGCAACGCCGACCTCTTGTAAATGCCTCCATAAACCCCCCAAAATTTTGTTAACAGTACCAGCCACACTGtcaataatatacaatGCACAATAGGAACTTGGAAAACCCTACTACGACGGAATCtctcaaatatttcaataaaCCTGTCTTGCCAACTCCGTTCAAAATGTCCAAAGCCACCCTCAGAACTACCCGTTGCAGGTGCCTCATAAGCAACCGCAATCTGGTCCCTGCCCAATAATTGAACCGGCATCTTGCTACAACCTTGTCGCTATATATTGtattgcatatatatatatacatattattttaGGATAGCCAGATACCGCAGCTCGAACAATAGACAATTCAGAGCTATAATTAATTACCATTGCCGTTTCAAACAACCCATGCTGTGACTGCTTCCTGAACAACACCCACACAACCAACACCCACACATATAAAATTAGGCGATACATATGGTGGTGCACTGGTAAGAAATGGAGGTCGACTCAGCGTCCAATTTCCCCGCCTACTCCCAACCGCCCTTCCTGCCTAACGCCCGGCTAGCATGGCTGGAGCAGGGCGGTCCCGGGGGGCGCCAGGCTGGGACTCCCTTGCGAGTCCCGCCAAACCCTGCCTAACGTCCCCGGGACCGCCCACCCCCACGCAAGCTGCCCCCCGACGGTCCAGCCTGCACGGGTTGGTTCGCCATAGCTTCCCCTGCTCGCATTGGCATGGAACCACAGACGTGAAAAATGTATAGGATCTAAACCAAGTGACCTTTGACTTTAAGAACGGGTTTGCAGACGTTTACAGAGGTATCATCAATCCAAGTAGCCAATAGCTTTAATCATGTTGATTCCAAAGGAAGAAAGAACCAAGATTCACA
It contains:
- a CDS encoding uncharacterized protein (similar to Ashbya gossypii AFR568C), which produces MPVQLLGRDQIAVAYEAPATGSSEGGFGHFERSWQDRFIEIFERFRRSRVFQVPIVHCILLTVWLVLLTKFWGVYGGIYKRSALLATYCSNILLFGLSDLLAQCISCVMASQIDPVPRVINNTAKNIMMHLQRRDPSESLFEDEEMDDEVDNVSVFNDYGPQRAAVGIYDPDDMGLDFGAEQAIQNFNLYRWACFVAWGWFMANFQVPWYIILNYLFTEDPTVVQVLERVLSDQLLYSPISLYCFFMYSNYIMERGDEKSFAKKIQRVYLSTLGCNYLVWPMVQFINFLLMPKPLQVPFSSAVGVVWNCFLSMRTAATQST